Proteins encoded within one genomic window of Halocatena marina:
- a CDS encoding acyl-CoA carboxylase subunit beta, with protein MKVRIDADASEDEASATAAALARHTVEEVEVYIGDEDEPAVIHTGDRVGDAVPGDDIGPTEREITLIEEISRIKQGGPEKYKERLSDQGKLFVRDRLDLWFSNVLFEDGKFAEFDADDRLPADGLLTGAAEFEGRDVHFMANDFTVKAGSMAEKGVEKFLRMQQRALETGRPVLYLMDSSGGRIDQQTGFFANREGIGKYYYNHSMLSGRVPQICVLYGPCIAGAAYTPVFADFTIMVKDMSAMAIASPRMVEMVTGETIDMQDLGGPDVHTTQSGSADLIAEDEEHARELVSQLISYLPNNCDESPPKTSSVAPRNSPTNIDRIIPEHPNKGYDMHDLIDCVVDEDSLFELQPEFGSEIISAFARIDGRPIGIIANQPTQRAGAIFPDSAEKAARFIWKCDAFDIPLLYLCDTPGFMAGSQVEKEGILEQGKKMIYATSSATVPKQSVVVRKAYGAGIYAMSGPAYGPESTIGLPSGEIGIMGPEAAINAVYANKLNAIDDPEKRAEREQELREEYREDIDIHRMASEMVIDEIVPPSMLREELSNRFSFYETVEKSLPDKKHGTVL; from the coding sequence ATGAAGGTCCGGATCGATGCGGACGCGAGCGAGGACGAAGCCAGCGCCACTGCTGCTGCACTCGCCCGCCACACCGTCGAGGAGGTCGAGGTGTACATCGGCGATGAGGACGAACCAGCCGTCATTCACACCGGCGATCGGGTTGGTGATGCTGTTCCCGGTGACGATATCGGTCCAACAGAACGGGAAATCACACTCATCGAGGAAATCTCCCGTATCAAGCAAGGTGGGCCAGAGAAGTACAAGGAGCGACTATCCGATCAAGGGAAGCTCTTCGTCAGAGATCGTCTCGATCTCTGGTTTTCCAATGTGTTGTTCGAAGACGGGAAGTTCGCTGAATTCGACGCGGACGATCGGCTTCCGGCTGATGGACTCCTGACCGGCGCTGCCGAGTTCGAAGGCCGGGATGTTCACTTCATGGCCAACGATTTCACCGTGAAAGCGGGGAGTATGGCCGAGAAGGGCGTCGAAAAGTTCCTGCGGATGCAACAACGCGCCCTCGAAACAGGCCGTCCCGTCCTTTATCTCATGGACTCTTCCGGCGGGCGCATCGACCAACAGACGGGATTTTTCGCCAACCGCGAAGGTATCGGGAAGTACTACTACAACCACTCGATGCTCTCGGGGCGGGTTCCACAGATCTGTGTGCTCTACGGTCCCTGTATCGCCGGTGCTGCGTATACGCCAGTGTTCGCCGACTTCACCATTATGGTCAAGGACATGTCGGCGATGGCGATTGCCAGCCCACGGATGGTCGAAATGGTTACCGGCGAGACGATCGACATGCAAGATTTGGGTGGTCCAGACGTTCATACGACCCAATCGGGAAGTGCCGACCTCATCGCTGAAGATGAAGAACACGCCCGTGAGCTCGTCTCTCAGCTCATTTCGTACCTTCCGAACAACTGTGATGAATCTCCGCCGAAAACATCTTCAGTCGCACCTCGGAACTCGCCGACGAATATCGATCGGATCATTCCTGAGCATCCGAACAAGGGATACGACATGCACGACCTCATCGACTGTGTCGTGGATGAGGACTCCCTCTTCGAGCTCCAACCGGAGTTCGGTTCGGAGATTATCTCAGCATTCGCGCGCATCGACGGACGGCCGATCGGCATTATCGCTAATCAGCCAACCCAGCGCGCCGGTGCAATCTTCCCTGATTCGGCAGAGAAGGCCGCCCGGTTCATCTGGAAGTGCGATGCATTCGATATCCCACTGTTGTATCTCTGCGATACGCCCGGATTCATGGCTGGTTCACAGGTCGAGAAGGAGGGCATTCTCGAACAGGGAAAGAAGATGATCTATGCGACCTCATCAGCCACGGTTCCGAAACAGTCTGTCGTTGTCCGAAAAGCCTACGGCGCAGGCATTTACGCCATGTCCGGTCCGGCGTACGGTCCAGAGTCGACGATCGGTCTCCCATCGGGAGAGATCGGGATTATGGGGCCCGAAGCGGCGATCAACGCCGTCTATGCGAACAAACTCAACGCCATCGACGATCCAGAAAAGCGGGCCGAACGAGAACAGGAACTCCGCGAAGAATACCGCGAAGACATCGACATTCATCGGATGGCGAGCGAGATGGTCATCGACGAGATCGTCCCCCCAAGCATGCTCCGCGAGGAACTTTCGAATAGATTCTCATTCTACGAAACCGTCGAGAAAAGCCTTCCTGATAAAAAACACGGCACAGTGCTGTAA
- a CDS encoding DNA-directed RNA polymerase subunit H, whose amino-acid sequence MVDATEHELVPEHSIVDEDKLERVLDEYNIDRTDLPKIKRKDPALAALDVESGNVVRIERDSRTTDTAVVYRLVIE is encoded by the coding sequence ATGGTAGACGCAACCGAACACGAGCTCGTCCCAGAGCATTCCATTGTCGACGAGGACAAACTCGAACGGGTGCTGGACGAGTACAATATTGACCGAACCGACCTACCGAAAATAAAACGAAAAGACCCGGCACTTGCTGCTCTCGATGTCGAGAGTGGCAATGTCGTTCGTATCGAACGCGATTCGCGAACCACAGATACGGCAGTTGTATACCGACTCGTGATAGAATGA
- a CDS encoding class 1 fructose-bisphosphatase, which yields MSAVEEVFDVVAASARDIRDSLVGRRTYEDEENPSGEQQLEADVYADQLLEERLLAIDAVSAYASEERDDIVDNSADSNGDGYSIAVDPLDGSSNVKSNNAMGTIVGVYDDPLPTTGRSLIAAAYVLYGPLTTMVTAHDATVSEYIIEDGVRRLVQEDITLPDDPLVYGFGGRVPAWTDDFTDYVHEVEHELKLRYGGAMIADVNQVMTYGGIFAYPALESRPEGKLRLLFEGAPIAYIVENAGGQSSNGERSLLDVEATEIHQRVPVHVGNTEYVTRLEESLGT from the coding sequence ATGAGCGCAGTTGAGGAGGTCTTCGATGTCGTCGCGGCGAGCGCGCGCGACATCCGCGACAGCCTTGTCGGCCGCCGCACATACGAAGACGAGGAGAATCCGAGCGGCGAACAGCAACTCGAAGCAGACGTGTACGCCGACCAGTTGCTCGAAGAACGACTCCTCGCCATCGACGCTGTTAGCGCATACGCAAGCGAAGAGCGCGACGATATCGTCGACAATAGTGCTGATAGCAACGGAGACGGGTATTCAATTGCTGTCGATCCGCTCGATGGCTCCTCGAACGTAAAATCGAACAATGCGATGGGAACCATCGTCGGCGTTTACGACGACCCGCTCCCGACCACTGGCCGATCTCTCATAGCAGCAGCGTACGTTCTCTATGGTCCGCTCACAACCATGGTGACCGCACACGATGCGACGGTCTCTGAGTACATCATCGAAGACGGTGTTCGACGACTGGTTCAGGAGGATATAACGCTTCCCGATGATCCACTCGTCTACGGATTCGGTGGGCGTGTCCCGGCGTGGACCGATGATTTCACAGACTATGTCCACGAGGTCGAACACGAACTCAAGTTGCGCTACGGCGGCGCGATGATCGCGGACGTGAATCAAGTTATGACCTACGGCGGTATCTTCGCGTATCCAGCGCTCGAATCCCGTCCTGAGGGCAAACTTCGTCTGCTCTTCGAGGGTGCTCCTATCGCTTACATCGTAGAAAATGCGGGTGGACAATCCTCGAACGGTGAGCGCTCGCTTCTCGATGTTGAGGCAACCGAAATTCACCAGCGTGTTCCTGTCCACGTCGGCAACACAGAATACGTAACCCGACTGGAAGAGTCACTGGGAACGTAA
- a CDS encoding thioredoxin domain-containing protein has protein sequence MKPSRRKFLTVTGSAAVASVAGVGSASASAISPSDIPVPDDTSMMFPTMGTKADNPTASLIGADKCPFTQEFAFNNLQDVINDYVNEGKMNIRYLPLAYEPDPDNPTHGQSGVFISSSDPRLGAASLAVWEIDPDSYWQYFFTMFSELPSGTVTLDDLESRMKKAAVSDRDEILARVEEGRYSDLVEQATKIARGLDVPNTPRLAMAEKIVNPRHEVKNLLDFVDSNLSSTVSHLPQKDSEDTQKSDASSESAKGSSEGSSTTSITFDGGSAKGWAHYEFTVSGEFEQTRTMSASIDKGDSISGSTAKGGVGPWKDTYTFSGKVTDLSLSQPIDVLVDGSVVDLDELNAEVKSNTLDVKASKDSDKKQQNTEISSHQLSAARACRR, from the coding sequence ATGAAGCCATCACGTCGCAAATTCCTAACAGTGACAGGTAGTGCGGCTGTTGCGAGTGTAGCCGGAGTTGGTTCTGCTAGTGCAAGCGCGATCTCTCCAAGTGACATACCCGTCCCAGATGATACATCGATGATGTTCCCCACAATGGGGACGAAGGCGGATAATCCGACTGCGTCACTTATCGGGGCTGATAAGTGTCCGTTTACGCAGGAGTTCGCGTTCAACAACCTCCAAGATGTCATCAATGACTACGTCAATGAGGGCAAGATGAACATCCGATACCTTCCGCTCGCTTACGAGCCGGATCCGGATAACCCGACGCACGGTCAGTCAGGAGTGTTCATCTCATCTAGTGACCCCCGACTCGGCGCAGCCTCGCTCGCTGTTTGGGAAATCGATCCAGATTCGTACTGGCAGTACTTCTTCACGATGTTCTCCGAGCTCCCCTCGGGAACAGTAACACTGGACGACCTCGAGTCCAGAATGAAGAAAGCAGCTGTTAGTGACCGCGATGAGATCCTCGCACGCGTTGAAGAAGGTCGATACTCGGATCTCGTCGAACAAGCCACGAAAATCGCGAGAGGGCTCGATGTGCCGAACACGCCCCGGTTGGCAATGGCCGAGAAGATCGTCAACCCGCGTCACGAGGTCAAGAATCTCCTTGACTTTGTCGACAGCAACCTTTCGTCGACGGTTTCGCACCTGCCACAGAAAGACTCAGAAGACACGCAAAAGTCCGATGCTTCCTCGGAGAGCGCTAAGGGCTCGAGTGAAGGCTCCTCAACAACGTCGATCACGTTCGACGGAGGCTCGGCTAAGGGCTGGGCACACTATGAGTTCACGGTGTCGGGCGAATTCGAGCAGACTCGCACGATGAGCGCATCGATTGACAAAGGAGACTCGATCTCAGGTTCCACCGCCAAAGGTGGCGTCGGTCCGTGGAAGGACACCTACACGTTCTCGGGGAAGGTCACTGATCTCTCCCTCTCCCAGCCGATTGACGTTCTCGTCGACGGTTCGGTTGTCGATCTCGATGAGCTGAACGCTGAGGTCAAGTCGAATACCCTTGATGTCAAGGCGAGCAAGGACTCTGATAAGAAGCAACAGAACACAGAGATTAGTAGTCACCAGCTCTCTGCAGCACGTGCGTGCCGCCGGTGA
- a CDS encoding PH domain-containing protein, which translates to MSSNVLGLAPDEVVHWSGHPRLMIILPDAVLGVLLIVVGVTSVVAPGLGDQFLPRGIMLWLGVLIPIGIAIPVWTYLVITNTQFVITNRSLYIKRGILGRRVEQVDLSRVQNSSVSQGLRGTLLGYGTVSIDTAGVNSTIQFSTIENPQEVRSIINQQASEDDSPGSLEQWMAVLAEVRALREALETAR; encoded by the coding sequence ATGAGTTCGAACGTGTTGGGACTCGCTCCTGACGAGGTGGTACACTGGTCGGGCCACCCGCGTCTGATGATCATTCTCCCAGACGCCGTGCTCGGGGTCCTTCTCATCGTGGTCGGCGTAACGAGTGTCGTCGCTCCGGGACTTGGAGACCAGTTTCTCCCGAGAGGAATCATGCTGTGGCTGGGCGTGTTAATTCCCATCGGAATTGCGATACCAGTGTGGACGTACCTCGTCATCACGAACACACAGTTTGTGATTACGAATCGGTCGCTGTACATCAAGCGGGGGATACTCGGTAGACGAGTTGAACAGGTCGATCTCAGCCGTGTCCAGAATAGTTCAGTTTCACAAGGTCTCCGAGGAACACTCCTCGGCTACGGGACGGTCTCCATCGACACAGCAGGCGTAAACAGCACCATTCAGTTCTCCACCATCGAGAACCCACAAGAGGTACGATCGATCATCAACCAACAAGCGTCCGAAGACGACAGTCCGGGCTCTCTCGAACAGTGGATGGCAGTACTAGCAGAGGTACGAGCACTCCGGGAGGCACTCGAAACAGCCCGCTGA
- a CDS encoding pyridoxal-phosphate dependent enzyme yields MSEDSLAEAQQSLGNPETTYPLWPPQTLGCPETSTEEVQYPLEVTYDYESVDRGLFESELTKFDRWSPLLPPLADIGLGEGQTPLIEMPSIGDWLDLDTPVFVKDESQNPTWSHKDRLNRCVVSAAVQTDARGLVVSSSGNHGASTAAYAARAGLPCIVLTAPETPPVVQRFLRAYDAAVIAMDDWHDRQEILDLITERLGYHPASTRTAIHTGHPFGPEGYKTIAYEIVTQLNRSPGTVFVPTGHAELLYGVWKGFRELGDLGVIEGTPRMIACEPAARGPLATALETDREIATVKANPTTASAIKTQTSTVRGRRAIEESDGAAWTFTEEQLSAAQTRTARGGLWQEHSGVAGIAGLLAAIDAGQTVDGPIVCLATSSGFKDGETWTAPRVDPPSISESDSNSSQAPMTARWAAVREILSTQYGLDV; encoded by the coding sequence ATGTCAGAAGACTCACTCGCTGAGGCCCAACAGTCGCTTGGTAATCCGGAAACGACGTATCCGCTGTGGCCGCCCCAGACGCTTGGCTGTCCCGAAACCAGTACCGAGGAGGTGCAGTATCCGCTCGAAGTGACGTACGACTACGAGAGCGTCGATCGTGGATTGTTCGAGAGCGAACTGACGAAATTCGATCGATGGAGTCCTCTGTTGCCCCCGCTCGCGGATATTGGACTCGGAGAGGGACAGACACCACTGATCGAAATGCCATCGATTGGTGACTGGCTCGATCTCGATACGCCGGTATTCGTCAAGGACGAGAGTCAAAATCCGACGTGGAGCCACAAGGATCGCTTGAATCGGTGTGTTGTCAGTGCTGCCGTTCAGACGGACGCGCGTGGGCTCGTTGTTTCCTCCTCGGGTAATCATGGCGCATCCACCGCGGCGTACGCAGCGCGTGCTGGTCTTCCTTGTATCGTACTGACGGCCCCCGAAACGCCACCAGTAGTTCAGCGGTTTCTCCGTGCGTACGACGCGGCAGTGATTGCAATGGACGACTGGCACGACCGACAGGAAATACTCGATCTCATCACCGAGCGACTCGGTTACCATCCGGCGAGCACTCGGACGGCAATTCACACGGGCCACCCGTTCGGGCCGGAAGGCTACAAAACAATCGCCTATGAGATAGTGACACAGTTGAACCGATCGCCAGGAACGGTATTCGTCCCAACCGGTCACGCAGAGCTTCTTTACGGCGTCTGGAAGGGGTTTCGTGAGCTTGGTGATCTGGGTGTCATCGAGGGGACACCACGGATGATTGCTTGCGAGCCAGCAGCCCGTGGCCCGTTAGCGACAGCACTCGAAACCGATCGTGAAATTGCCACAGTCAAGGCAAATCCGACAACGGCGTCTGCGATCAAGACGCAAACGAGCACCGTTCGCGGCCGGCGAGCAATCGAAGAAAGCGACGGTGCAGCGTGGACGTTCACCGAAGAGCAACTCAGTGCTGCCCAGACGCGGACCGCTCGCGGGGGACTATGGCAAGAACACTCCGGTGTGGCAGGCATTGCGGGCCTTCTCGCTGCTATCGATGCCGGACAGACTGTCGATGGCCCGATCGTCTGTCTCGCAACCTCAAGCGGGTTCAAAGACGGCGAAACGTGGACAGCTCCGAGGGTCGATCCTCCATCGATCTCTGAGTCGGATTCGAATTCGAGTCAAGCTCCGATGACAGCACGTTGGGCAGCGGTGCGAGAAATACTCTCGACACAGTACGGACTCGATGTTTGA
- a CDS encoding DUF2804 family protein, which translates to MSLGSAPATPVTSADIDFGTYRGSCATTDLGFESRLRRLTRLRREKRWQRFWVADDAIALGGALIATGPAGIASLWAFDRVEREMLVDSSSMLPPFVVRIDDNPTAATTATARFLDCRFAVGQRGDRRHVSSRLGETKFALGYEVPAADPITAVCPVDTGRKDDSKPVASVNITQKSACLPVSGWINAGDRSHRLGEDAVGMLDYSHGLLGRETVWRWAIASGYATDGTSVGFNVVDGFNEGLENVVWIDGSPRAIESAHTLFEDDSEWRIETADGELSVALTTEGVRCQNVDFGPFDLQTRMPIGRWHGTIGNREIEDIYGVAEIHRARW; encoded by the coding sequence ATGAGTCTCGGGTCCGCTCCCGCTACTCCTGTGACCAGTGCAGACATCGATTTCGGTACGTATCGGGGTTCGTGTGCGACCACGGATCTCGGTTTCGAGTCCCGTCTCAGACGACTCACCCGACTCCGTCGGGAAAAGCGCTGGCAGCGGTTCTGGGTGGCGGATGATGCGATCGCTCTCGGTGGCGCACTCATCGCCACTGGTCCTGCGGGAATCGCCTCGCTTTGGGCGTTCGACCGCGTCGAGCGCGAGATGTTAGTCGATTCGTCGTCGATGCTCCCACCGTTTGTTGTCCGGATCGACGACAATCCAACAGCGGCAACGACGGCAACCGCGCGGTTCTTAGACTGTCGATTTGCTGTCGGTCAGCGTGGTGATCGGCGTCACGTTTCGAGCCGATTGGGTGAGACGAAATTCGCACTCGGATACGAGGTTCCAGCGGCTGACCCCATAACGGCGGTTTGTCCGGTCGATACCGGTCGGAAGGATGACTCCAAACCAGTAGCAAGCGTCAATATCACACAGAAATCGGCCTGCCTTCCGGTTTCCGGGTGGATCAACGCTGGTGACAGGAGCCATCGACTGGGTGAGGACGCCGTTGGGATGCTCGATTACTCTCACGGGTTGTTGGGACGCGAAACGGTGTGGCGCTGGGCCATCGCAAGCGGCTACGCCACTGACGGCACGTCAGTCGGCTTCAACGTCGTCGATGGATTCAACGAGGGACTGGAAAACGTCGTCTGGATCGACGGCAGTCCCCGAGCGATCGAAAGCGCACACACGCTGTTCGAGGACGATTCGGAGTGGCGGATTGAAACCGCAGACGGTGAACTCTCTGTCGCTCTCACAACCGAGGGAGTCCGCTGTCAGAATGTCGATTTCGGGCCATTCGATCTCCAAACACGAATGCCGATCGGTCGCTGGCACGGAACCATTGGCAACCGGGAGATCGAAGACATCTATGGTGTCGCAGAGATTCATCGAGCGAGATGGTAA
- a CDS encoding 3-hydroxyacyl-CoA dehydrogenase family protein yields MREFDCIDSIGVVGAGTMGNGIAQVAATAGYDVIMHDIEQDIVDHGYETVEDSLSRLVSKEAMTESEADDIRDRITGTTEFDDLCGCDFAIEAAVEDMDIKQDIFEDLDETVDDEVVLATNTSTLSITTIASATERAELVVGMHFMNPVPLMKGVEVVVGEKTTADVVSLAHDLAECFGKETWTSDDKPGFVSNRILMPWINEGIRAYDEGVASMQDIDRGMKLGTNVPMGPLELADHIGLDVCLDATETLYEELGDRYKPAYLLKRKVATGDLGKKTEAGFYRYD; encoded by the coding sequence ATGCGTGAATTCGACTGTATCGACAGCATCGGTGTAGTGGGAGCAGGAACGATGGGCAATGGTATTGCACAGGTTGCAGCGACAGCAGGGTACGACGTGATCATGCACGACATCGAACAAGATATCGTCGATCACGGGTACGAGACTGTCGAGGACAGTCTCTCTCGACTCGTTAGTAAAGAGGCAATGACCGAGTCGGAAGCAGACGACATTCGCGACCGCATCACGGGAACAACCGAGTTTGACGATCTTTGTGGGTGTGATTTTGCCATCGAAGCAGCTGTCGAGGACATGGATATCAAACAAGATATCTTCGAGGATCTCGATGAGACCGTCGACGATGAAGTCGTGCTTGCGACGAACACGAGTACACTTTCGATTACTACAATCGCCAGCGCGACCGAGCGAGCAGAACTCGTTGTCGGGATGCACTTCATGAATCCAGTTCCGCTCATGAAAGGTGTCGAAGTTGTCGTCGGAGAGAAGACCACAGCCGATGTTGTGTCTCTCGCCCATGATCTTGCAGAGTGTTTCGGAAAGGAGACGTGGACCTCGGACGATAAGCCTGGGTTCGTCTCTAATCGCATACTCATGCCGTGGATTAACGAGGGAATCCGCGCCTACGACGAAGGTGTCGCTTCGATGCAAGACATCGACCGAGGGATGAAGCTCGGTACAAACGTTCCGATGGGGCCACTCGAACTCGCAGATCACATCGGACTCGATGTCTGTTTGGATGCAACAGAGACCCTCTACGAGGAACTCGGTGATCGTTACAAACCGGCGTATCTTCTGAAGCGAAAAGTGGCAACCGGCGACCTCGGAAAGAAAACCGAGGCAGGGTTCTATCGATACGACTGA
- a CDS encoding acyl-CoA dehydrogenase, protein MDFSLTAEQKQIRGMVSEFVDEEVVPVAAEIDAEDEFPADLVREMGELGLMGMPFPEAYGGAGLDYHSYAIGLAEISRGSGGLGTIVAAHTSLAGNMLYAFGNEQQKEAYLTPLAEGRDIGAFALSEPQAGSDVPAMETTAERDGDEYVINGGKLWISNGSVADTVTLFAKTDPEAGSKGISSFVVRPDEDEGFHVEGTEHKLGDKGCPTAELRFSDMRLPEERLLDEEGDGFIHALKTLNGGRITIAARGVGIAQAALDEALQYSQEREQFDQSISEFQSIQHKLADMDTKVNAARLLMHKAADLKIRGDSFIKEAAQAKLYASEVSREVANEGIQIHGGYGYTKDFPAERFYRDAKLNEIYEGTSEVLRNTIAQQLLD, encoded by the coding sequence ATGGACTTTAGCCTCACGGCAGAACAAAAACAGATCCGTGGGATGGTTTCCGAGTTCGTTGACGAGGAAGTCGTGCCCGTTGCAGCGGAGATTGACGCCGAGGATGAGTTCCCTGCTGATCTCGTGCGAGAGATGGGGGAATTGGGTCTGATGGGAATGCCGTTTCCCGAAGCGTACGGAGGGGCGGGGCTCGATTATCATTCGTATGCGATCGGTTTAGCGGAGATCAGTCGTGGGAGCGGTGGACTTGGGACCATCGTGGCCGCGCACACTTCGCTCGCGGGGAATATGCTCTATGCGTTCGGGAATGAACAGCAAAAGGAGGCGTATCTGACGCCACTCGCAGAAGGGCGAGATATCGGAGCGTTTGCGCTCTCAGAACCACAGGCCGGAAGCGACGTGCCCGCAATGGAAACGACTGCCGAGCGTGATGGAGATGAGTACGTTATCAACGGTGGCAAACTCTGGATTTCGAACGGGTCGGTTGCTGACACCGTCACGCTGTTCGCCAAGACTGACCCAGAAGCCGGATCGAAGGGAATTTCCTCGTTTGTTGTCCGTCCGGACGAGGACGAGGGTTTTCACGTCGAAGGAACCGAGCACAAACTCGGTGACAAGGGCTGTCCGACAGCCGAGCTCCGATTTTCAGATATGCGGCTCCCGGAAGAACGATTGCTGGACGAAGAGGGTGATGGATTCATCCACGCGCTCAAAACGCTCAACGGTGGACGAATTACGATCGCCGCAAGAGGGGTTGGGATCGCACAAGCCGCACTCGATGAAGCACTGCAGTATTCTCAGGAACGTGAGCAGTTTGATCAGTCTATCTCCGAGTTCCAATCAATCCAGCACAAGCTGGCGGATATGGACACGAAAGTAAACGCTGCTCGGCTGTTGATGCACAAGGCTGCCGATCTGAAAATCAGAGGCGATTCATTCATCAAAGAAGCCGCACAGGCGAAACTGTACGCGAGTGAAGTGTCCCGCGAAGTCGCCAACGAGGGAATACAAATTCACGGCGGATACGGCTACACAAAGGACTTTCCTGCCGAGCGGTTCTATCGAGATGCCAAACTCAACGAAATCTACGAGGGAACGAGCGAAGTCCTCCGGAATACGATCGCACAACAGCTCCTCGACTGA
- a CDS encoding class I fructose-bisphosphate aldolase, whose amino-acid sequence MIPINDSPLTRDGKVLVLAYDHGLEHGPSDFTGIPESADPTRTFEAATHPAVTSLAVQKGIAEAYYPSYSDDVDLLLKLNGTSNLWMGEPDTAVNCSVDYAHEIGASSVGFTLYGGSNYEIEMAEEFRRAQERAREYDLPVVMWSYPRGQGLKNDTKSNVIAYASRLALELGADVAKVKYPGSKEGMKDAVRMAGKTKVIMSGGSKRSDRDFLESVKAVMDAGGKGLAVGRNVWQRENPEQILDALEKVIYEGASVDTALEK is encoded by the coding sequence ATGATCCCGATCAACGATTCGCCACTTACACGGGATGGTAAGGTGCTTGTCCTCGCGTACGATCACGGGCTTGAACACGGTCCAAGCGATTTCACCGGCATCCCGGAGAGCGCTGATCCCACGCGAACGTTCGAGGCGGCGACCCATCCGGCGGTCACATCACTTGCCGTCCAGAAGGGGATCGCTGAAGCGTACTACCCGTCTTACTCGGACGACGTTGACCTTCTGCTGAAGCTCAACGGGACGTCCAATCTGTGGATGGGCGAGCCAGACACCGCTGTCAACTGCTCTGTCGACTATGCACACGAAATTGGCGCGAGCTCAGTCGGCTTCACGCTGTACGGTGGTTCGAACTACGAGATCGAAATGGCAGAAGAGTTCCGCAGAGCGCAGGAACGCGCGCGCGAATACGACCTCCCTGTCGTTATGTGGTCCTACCCGCGTGGTCAGGGGCTGAAGAACGATACGAAGTCGAACGTCATCGCCTACGCGTCTCGTCTTGCGCTCGAACTCGGGGCTGACGTGGCCAAGGTGAAATACCCCGGCTCGAAAGAGGGAATGAAGGACGCTGTTCGAATGGCTGGAAAAACGAAGGTCATCATGAGCGGTGGGTCAAAGCGCTCCGACCGCGACTTCTTAGAGAGCGTTAAAGCCGTCATGGACGCGGGCGGGAAGGGTCTCGCTGTCGGCCGAAACGTCTGGCAGCGCGAGAATCCGGAACAAATCCTCGATGCACTCGAGAAAGTGATCTACGAGGGTGCGTCCGTCGACACTGCACTCGAAAAATGA
- a CDS encoding VOC family protein has product MIPDVTHVTVLVDDQYEALPFYTETLGFEIREDIGTGDDPRWVTVAPAGAAFPQIALIEAGTARERVRVGTQAADHTVLVLRTEDCQQAYERLRNRGVTFRDKPAEKPWGTEATLEDPSGNVLGLFEPKTVIGGSNAG; this is encoded by the coding sequence ATGATACCGGACGTAACACACGTGACGGTTCTTGTCGACGACCAGTACGAAGCGCTTCCGTTCTATACAGAGACTCTCGGATTCGAGATCAGAGAGGATATTGGAACAGGTGACGATCCTCGGTGGGTGACTGTCGCTCCTGCTGGCGCGGCATTCCCACAGATCGCGCTGATCGAGGCAGGCACCGCACGAGAGCGAGTACGGGTTGGAACACAGGCTGCCGATCACACAGTACTCGTCCTCAGAACTGAGGATTGTCAGCAGGCGTACGAACGATTACGAAACCGTGGAGTGACATTTCGAGACAAACCAGCCGAAAAGCCATGGGGAACGGAAGCGACGCTCGAAGATCCATCCGGAAACGTGCTCGGTCTCTTCGAACCGAAGACAGTGATTGGTGGTTCGAACGCAGGGTAA